The following proteins are encoded in a genomic region of Amia ocellicauda isolate fAmiCal2 chromosome 6, fAmiCal2.hap1, whole genome shotgun sequence:
- the LOC136751505 gene encoding beta-galactoside-binding lectin — MRSGTDVLTPGLRTDGQRRRRRLGLGGRASLTAPRVVTAVLLLALSRRCAGDNVEQRQTFRKGETMTIRGYIPLGAFRFAIEIGHSDEDLALHFNPRFSGSHIVLNSRQKWSWGQEQRETNFPFQPGKEFKMSITHKGSSFEIELPGGKVIHFPNRLGVDAYSYVTTQFDIQIISIKVFLDSTGQI; from the exons ATGAGGAGCGGGACTGATGTGTTGACTCCGGGGCTGCGGACAGATGGacagcggcggcggcggcgccTCGGCCTGGGAGGCCGCGCCTCACTCACTGCACCTCGGGTTGTGACGGCTGTGCTGCTGCTGGCTCTGTCCCGCCGCTGCGCAGGCGAT AATGTTGAGCAAAGGCAGACATTCAGGAAAGGAGAAACCATGACAATCAGAGGGTATATCCCTCTAGGTGCCTTCAG ATTTGCCATTGAGATTGGGCACTCTGATGAAGACTTGGCACTGCACTTCAACCCTCGATTCTCAGGGAGTCACATTGTGCTCAACTCAAGGCAGAAGTGGAGCTGGGGTCAGGAACAGCGTGAGACCAACTTCCCCTTCCAGCCGGGGAAGGAGTTCAAG atgTCCATCACTCACAAGGGCTCATCCTTTGAGATCGAGCTGCCTGGCGGCAAAGTGATACATTTTCCCAATCGCCTTGGAGTTGACGCTTACAGCTATGTGACAACACAATTTGACATCCAGATCATTTCCATTAAAGTTTTCCTTGATTCTACAGGACAGATTTAG
- the LOC136751506 gene encoding beta-galactoside-binding lectin has product MADVKVQNLAFRAGQTLKVKGKPKSGCSGFAINLGHSENDVALHFNPRFDAHGDLRTIVMNSRQGGAWGSEQRESSFPFQQGEEFKVYITHNNDSFEVKLSDGSVIHFPNRLGDDQFLYMQLEGEVQLVSIHIK; this is encoded by the exons GATGTTAAGGTGCAAAACCTGGCCTTCAGAGCAGGGCAGACCCTGAAGGTGAAGGGGAAACCCAAATCAGGCTGCAGTGG GTTTGCCATCAACTTGGGTCACTCAGAGAATGATGTGGCTCTGCACTTTAACCCCCGCTTCGACGCCCACGGTGACTTGCGCACCATCGTAATGAACTCTCGGCAGGGCGGGGCCTGGGGCAGCGAGCAGAGAGAGTCTTCATTTCCCTTCCAGCAGGGGGAGGAGTTCAAG GTCTACATCACCCACAACAACGACTCATTCGAGGTGAAGCTCTCTGACGGCTCTGTGATCCACTTCCCCAATCGCCTGGGAGACGACCAGTTCCTGTACATGCAGCTGGAAGGCGAAGTCCAGCTTGTGTCCATCCATATCAAATAA